Genomic segment of uncultured Desulfobacter sp.:
CCGGCCCAGATGGTTTTGGATGTTGTCAGGCCGGTGGCAGGGTTTTTAATCTCCAGGCGATAGCCGCCCCATTCCACAGGGACATTTATCTGGGCCTTGCCCTGGTCGGAAATATCAAGATCAAACCGGTCCACGGGATAGAACTGGCTGTTGTAGCCCCAATTCCATTCGTTATTTTTATATTCCCAGTAATACTCCCGGTGTTCGCGGATGACTGTGACCTTCAACCCCTTGACCGCCTTCAGGTTCCCCTGGGTGTCGGCCAGGATCACTTCAAATTTTGCCGTGTCATTGTTGGGAACCTGATCGGGGTCATCTTCAGTACCGGACATGTTTCGAATGCCCACAAGGGTCCTGGCAGGCCACACCTGCCAGGACGCATTTCTGACCACCGGGCGATCCCCGGCGTCGTAGAGGCTGACATTGGCGGTGACCCAGTGGGGGGAGGTGACTTCTTTCCACTGATTTTCTACTGCAATAACGCCTTTTCCCGTTTCATCCAGGCGGATGTCGTCACTGGTGTATGTGGTGTTGACAATATCTGTGATGTCACCGAATTCAAAACCGGGTAATGTTTTTTTGAACAGATCCCGTGCCTGTTTCACGTGGATCACGGCATTGGCCCGGCTGCCGCTGGCAGGTGCACCGTAAAGAAAGTCTCCCTGGATGTGGATGGAAAGGTTTTCATCCGGGGATAAAATTTTGTCTTCGGTCTGGTCAATGACCAGCTTCATACGTTCGGGCAAGAACTCGGACACCAGAAAAGGATAGTCTTCAAATCTGTTCTCTGCATTGGAGAATGTCACCCGCCACTTTCCTGTGAGTGCATTGGCGGGCAACTGGAAACTGGTGTTGAAATGATTGCCTTTGGTTGGCTTCCAGGTAAACTCCCGGATGGTTTTCCCGTCGGGCTGAACCACCTCTGCGGCCACTTTGATCGCCGGGGCCGGCCGGCCATCCTGGTTTTTTAAAATACCGTCAATGACAACAGTCTCGCCGGGACGGTAAATATCCCGGGGCCCGTAGACAAACAGCTCCAGGGGCCTGAACAGGGCGCGACCCACGGTAAATTCCGACAGGTCAAGGGCCGGGGTGTCCATGGCCATCAGGCTGATATGATTTTTTTTAGCAACAGAGACCAGTGCCAGTTTCTCAAAATGCCCTTTAATCTCGCACAGTCCCTCTTGGTTTGTTGCTTGCTCAAACAGGGCCTTTCCTTCTTTGTCAAATCCTTTGACAACTGCTTTGTCTATCGGGTCTGCCGATGACAGGCTCTGGATAAAAAACCGGATGGAAGTGTCGTACATCCTGGCATGGACGCCTAAATCGGAAATGGAGAACCAGGTCATGCGGTAGCCGTAGTTATAATGGCCCGCACCCCGGAGTACGGCAATGTAAATGCCGGGTGTTTTCAGTTCCCTGATGTGGGTGATGGGGATGTTGACCTGGGTGCGCAGATCTTTTTTTATGTCCAGATCCCAGCGGCCGGTGTAGACAAGATCGGCGATTTTGGCCAGATCATCGGATCGGTAATATCTCAGATATTTAGAATCCCAGAATTCATCCTTGAAGTCGGTCAGCTGATCGGGCCGTACCCTGAAAAAATCAATGTCCGCCTGTTTGATGTTCAGGCTGTCCACGGGCAGCCCTTTGGTCAGGTCCGCCGCCAGGATAAATCCCGTGGAACCGAATGCGATCATGGGTTGGGCCGACCGGGTGGTTACTTCGTATATGACTTTTCCGGCCAGGGGCTGCCCCTGGGCAGGCATCAGGCCTTTTTCCACATGGATGATATAGGCGGTGTCCGGTTCGATTTGGGTGAAATAGGCCACCTGGGTATCCTTGGCAAGTATCCAGGCGCCGTCCACCGGGGTGTCGTCTGCTTGTTCAAGAATACTGAAATATTTGTTTAAGTCCTGGGTGGTATCCAAAGGCAGAGAAAAGGTCACCGCCAGGGCGTTTTGACCGTCCACGGTCTGCTGGCCGGCAAACTGGGCTTCCAGCGCCGCGCTTTGGGCGATGCCCCGACCGGCAAAAAGAAGCAGGCATAACCATATTATGGGTAAAAAAAACAGTCGAAAATATTTCATTGTATTGTCCTTCCTCGGGTTTCCATGGAAATGATTATGCTTCCATTGCTGTTACGAAAACGCAATAAGTGTCTCGCTGTACAATAAAAATCAGGGCCGGGTTGTTACTTTGCCGCTGACGAAAATTGGCTTTAATTTACATCTGGGAGCGGTCTGTGGCAATACCCGTTTTTAATTATCGCTTTTCGGGCGTACTTCTTTTATTGCGTTATCATATGGGCTATGCAATTATTGAAAAAAATCTTAGACAGCACGAAACAGTTCTAATTTTATAAGAACAATGCAACGATCCGTACGGCGAAATATTTGCGGTGGGATGATGTGATGATCCCTAAATAATAATTAGATCTATTGTCATTGTAAATTATAGGAGGCGTAGATGAATCGACTTTCCATTAAAGCAAGAATGTTCCTCATTATTGGTGCGATCCTGGTGCTGTTTGCGGTAATGATCTGGTTTGCCGTATCAGGAAGCAACACGGTAAAGCTGCTGGCGATACAAAAAACCGATGACGTGATGTTCAAAGATCAACAAAACAAACTTCAGGTGGCCACACACAGCGTTGCCTTAGCCCTCGGCCACGCAATAGAAAATATTGTGGACAAAGACGAGCAGATAAACGTATTTCGACGTCATATTAAGGATATTCGTTTTGAAGAAGATAACTCCGGTTATTTTATGATTTATCAGGGCACAACTATGGTCGCACATCCCATAAAAGAGGAACTCAACGGAAAGGATTTAGAATCCCTGAAAGATAAAAACAATACTCTTTTTGTGAAAAAAATGGCCGAACAGGCAAAAGCCGGCGGCGGTTTTGTCGAATATGTATGGGAGAAACCAGGCGCCGGCGATACGTTGAAATTGAGCTATACGGAAATGATTCCCGGCACGGATTACTGGATTGGAACCGGCGTATACCTTGACAACATTGATGCATACGAGGCGGAAATGACACAGGAAATAAACGCCAGAGTGACATCTTCTACGATTAAGATGGTCGTGTTTGCCGGCATCATTTTTATTTGTATCATCTCTTTGTGTTTAATCATTGTATTCGGCATTGCTCGCGGACTTGGGCTGATTATCTGCAGTGTAAAAGATATTGCTGAAGGCGAAGGTGATTTAACCAAACGGGTTGAAATAAGCAGTCAGGATGAACTCGGCGAGCTTGCAAAGTGGCTTAATGTGTTTCTTGAAAAGCTCCAGGGCATCATCAAAAGACTGGCCAATAACTCCGATCAAGTTGGGGATGCATCCAACGCATTGGCTTCCATTGCCACCCAGATGTCGGCCAACGCAGCCGATACACACCATCGTGCCGACCAGGTTGCGGCGGCATCCGAAGAGATGAGTACCAACATGAACTCTGTGGCGTCTGCAATGGAAGAGTCATCGAGCAATGCCGCTGTGGTGGCCTCTGCTGCCGAAGAGATGAATTCGACAATTAATGAAATTGCAGGTACCGCTGAATCTGCCCGGAATGTCTCCGAACGGGCCAGCGAAAAAGTGGCTGAAGCTTCGGGCAGTATGGGAGAATTAAGCCAGGCGGCCAAGGATATCAGCAACGTCACTGACACCATCAATGATATTTCCGACCAGATAAATCTGCTGGCCTTGAATGCGACGATAGAGGCGGCAAGGGCCGGCGATGCGGGTAAAGGCTTTGCCGTTGTTGCAAATGAAATAAAAGATCTGGCCGCCCAGACGGCCAAGGCAACGGCGGATATACAAGCCAAGGTTGACAACGTTCAAACAACCTCGGACGGTACCGGGAAAGTTATTTCGGAAATTACGGATGTCATCAATGATGTCAAGGAGATGGTTGTGACCATTGCCACGGCAGTCACACAGCAGTCCTCTGCCACCCAGGAAATCGCCGGAAATGTTGAACAATTGTCCCTGGGCATCCAGGAAGTCAATGAAAATGTCAGTCAAAGTACCCAGGTGGCCGGTGAAATGGCCCAGGATATCACAGAGGTCAGTAAATCTTCCGAGCACATCGCTTCGGGCAGTTCCAGAGTCGAATCAAGTGCGGCTGATTTGAAAAAAATGGCAACAGAATTAAAACAGATTGTAGACACCTTTATCGTTTGACCCCAAACAGGAGATGTGCTTCACTTCCGCGGCACATATCATCCGGTGAATTCAACGGTTTCGTTCATGGTGTCGTTCGGCAGGTTTTTTCGTTACCGGTCAAGGAAGAGAGACGGTTTTGGTGGAAAGAATCGTTCCTTTTTGGTTTTCATTGTCTTTGAGAACGATTTTTAAATTTCTGCCTGAAAATTTGAAATCATTTGGCAGCGATAAAGGCATTTTGACCCTGCGTAAGTCATTGGGATAATATACGGCGGCACCGGAAATCATACCCACTTTTTTTTCTTTTTGTCCATCTTCGGAAACAAGGTAAGTATCTACATTAACGGATACCGAGCGATTGCCTGTTCGGGTCAGGTCAAGATTGACAAACGGCTTTGGGGTGTTGACGATTTCAACCCCGGAAACCTCCACCGATGCATCCAGTTCGCCGTAACGGATAAATACGGGCAGGGTCACCCCGATGAGCAGATCAATATCAAAATTGGTTGTATTCTGGTTGTTTGCAGCGGCTTCTGCCTTGTTCTGTGACGGTGGCAACGTAATGGGAGAAAGACTTAAATGCATCCGGTATTCTCCGTCCGGGATGCCTGCGGGGCGTCTTGCCATCAGGCGAATGGTCTGGGCCTTGCCCGGTTCGAGAACTGTTCGGCGCGGCGAATAGCGCAGTATATTTTTCAGCTCTTCCTGGGCCGGGGTTGGATTCTCCACTTTTTTGAGCCGGCCCTGGGCATCCATATCCATGTAGATCAGGTCGATCCGAAACTGCAGGGGCTGGTCCCCCGGATTTACCATGGTGATACTGGCCGTGCGGTTTCTACCCTCCAGAAGAACCCGTTGGGGTGAGACCAGAATTCCCCTGGTACGGGCCTGGATGGTGTCGGGAAGACTTATCGCCCCCAGGATTCCTAGGGTCAAGAAACAGGCAATACTTAAATGATATCGCAAGAAAATTTTCATGTTAAAAGCGCTTTCATAGGATTAAGAGGGTTTGTATTAAAGTATCAAACTTTTGTTGAATGACGTTTCATGGTCGTTATTCAAAAACAACCATGATGACGGCGCTGCCGCTGTAAGCTCCTCCGGCCTGTCCCCTTTGAACATTCAGTCGACCGCCGACATTCAAATCCAGGACACCGCCGGGGCTTGATCCCCCGGTTTCCGAGAGGATGGAAAAATGATCCACAACCATACTGTTTCCGCCCTGGGTCAAGTTTGTGCCGGCAGGAAATACCAGGGTACAGGAAAACGGCAGACCTGAACTGATACGGATGATGCCGCTGTTGCCCGGGCTGGAAAGCACGGAAGCGCCGGCGCTTGTCTTTATGGTTCCCGCAGGCCCGAATCGGGCGTCAATTTCAAAGGTCTCATTGCGGCTTGGGTCAGCAATGATGCTGCCAAAGGACAGGGCTCGGATACTGTCCACAGTAAGTGCAAACACGCGGCAACAGGGCAGTCCGAATAGAACCAGGGCCGCCCATATCAGGACAAGACTGTTTTTATGCCGCTTCTCCATCAAATTCTACCTCGAATCAGGGCCATTCACAATAGATCTGTTATTGGTAATTGACGGCAATGGTTCCGGTGTTTGTGTAGGTTCCTGCTGTCTGGGTTGCACCTATGGAGAGTCGGCCGCCGACATTGATCGTTCCGCTTCCTGACCCGTCAAGCGTTAGGGGCGTCGGTGTTGAATAGGTTGAAATTTGGTCCACTGTCATGGTGGCAGTGCCACCGTCGCTGAGAACGATTGACGCAGGATAGGTGATGTCCACAATGGCGCTGGGAACGGTGGAGGTCACAGTGATTGTTCCGCTGGAACCTGCGACAGTTATCGTCGTGAGGGACGCAGTGGTGGGCACGGCAACCGCAGCACTTGCAGAGGCATCAATAATTACGGTATCCACACCCGCAGTAACGATAGTTCCGAAATTAACGGTTGCATTGGTCACCGTAAGGGCCGCCTGCTGGATAACGGCATTGACCGTAACGGTTGAATTCACAGCCCCCGCGCTGCCCGGCATGGACACCAAAAGGGCTGCTAACAGCAGTATACATCTGCGAAACATTTTTTTTATCATCCCGATTTCCTTTCTTCATTACTCTTTTAGCCGATTTCTCGATAAAGATATTATTTCTTTTCGGCAATTTAAAAAGATCCCTTAAATTTTTCCTGTCTTCTGGATCGATTAAAAAGATCGCTTATAGGGGGATCGCCCGCGCATACTGCTGATTTTGAGTCAGTACATTTTGCAGGTCACTTGCAGCCTGAAGGTTTTCGAACCGACCCACCATGACCCTGTACCAGGTGCCCTTTTGGGCCCCTAAGTCAACCCTGCGGATATACCGGGCCTCATCACCCAACAGGTCGCCGAATTTTTTGTTGATTTCGCTAAGGGCTTTTTGCGCCCTTTCCGGCTGTCTGAAAGATGCCAGGTGGATACCGATGTCATCCTTTTTCTCAATGGGAATCATCCGGGTATAAGGTTCTTGCATTTTTATCTTCCTTGCAAGGGATACCGCGTCATTATTGCTTGAGAAACGACCTGCCACAACCCGTTGCCACACCCCTTTTTTCGATCCGAGATCAACTTTCCTGATGGAGAATGGCAGGTCTTTAAGCAGTGACGGATACTGGGCCTTTAATTCTTCGATACTTAAATTCGCCTTTTTCGTGGTCCGGAACGAGGTTAGATGAACGCCTGCGTCCCCGTTCTGATCCAAGGCGACTACTTTACAATAGGGCGCTTTCATCCGAATACGGTTTTCAAGGGTTTCTGCTTTACTGCGGTCTCCGGAATCGCTGACCACCACCCTGTACCATTGGCCTTTTTCAGGTCCCAGATCTTGTTTTTGAATCGTAAAATCACAGTCTCTCAATAGGTCTGGGTATTGTTTTTTCAAAAAGGATATGCCGGCCACTGCCTTTTCAGCAGTCCGATAGGATGTTAGGTGGATGCCGTAATGCTGTTCGGCCTTCGGCCGGTCTGCCGATTCGGGTACGGCATCTATCCGCTGCGGCGATTGGGTTGGGATGGTTTTCTGGACCACAGGTGGTGTTGCCATGGCGATTATGTCCGCATCTGTGTCCAGCCGGGACGGCTTTAAACTGGGTTGGGCTGGTTCAGGCATCGGAATATTTGCCGGCGTGGGCACCTGCTTCTCAACCGGGGCTTGGGCCACTACTTCAGGTGCCGTCAATTTTTTGTGCAGCACCAGATCACGACCGCTGACCACATCACCGTCGCTTCCAATCACAATTTTCCCCATCCCTTCTGCCTGGGCCTTAAATCGTGCTGTGTCATCCGGGTGGAGCCGAATCGAATATTTACCCGGGGGCACCTTCATAAACAGATAAAAACCGTCATGCTCTGACCGGGTTTCGTCTACCACCTCACCGTTCGCATCCACCAGTTGAATCCGGGTATTGGGCAGGGACGTCTTGTCGCCATCTTCCTTGGCAAGGCGGACCACCCCTTCTATCTCACTGGTCGCAATGACCGGGATCTCAACAAGTTCTGCATGGCCTGGCCTGGGAACTATGGAGTTGCCTTGTTGGGACGGTTCCCAGAACGGATCCTCAAGCGAGTCTTTCTCCACCACGACATCGGCGGGGGTGTATTTTTTCAAGCCGGTCAACAGCGCCACCCCGTCTTCATCAGTCTTTGCCTGGGTATACAATTGAGGGGCGCTTACCTTTGCCCCTTCGATGGGCTGGTCTCCCTCGTCGAAAACGGCATTATTGTTGCGGTCGTAGAACACCCTTGCCGACACCCTGCCGCTGTCTGCACTTTTTTCCGAGGTCATATACATTTTTTTGCTCCTGGGTTCCCTGCCGATGGAAGTGCTCACCGCCAGGCTGGCGACGAACTCTCCGTCTGATCCATAGCTCACCTGGGGAGAGAGGATGTAATTGCCGTTTTTCCAGTTGAATCTCACGCCGCCTGTCACTTTATCCTGCTGTTCAAGTTCTGCCTTAAAGAGCAGCTCCGTACTGAGTTCGTCCATGGGATTGAACTGGGAGGACAGTTCCAGACCCTCTATTTCTAATCTCGGGGCCAGTTCATAATCCAGGGCGCCGCGCACCCGCAGGTTTTTAAAATTGCCTGTGGCCCGGAATTGTCCTTCCAGTTCCGATGCCTCCCATGCCGGGGTGTCGTTCCATTCCAGCCGGTTGTTCAGATAGGTGCTGCCCATGTTTGCCCCAAGGTTCAACGATAACAGATTGTCGGAGGCTTGTTCCTTCAGGCTTCCCCGGTAGGAGAGGGTATACGGAATATCCGGATATTTTTCCCCGTTTTCCAGTACACCCGAAACAGAGATGTCGGTTCTTGATTTGGGGGGATCTGCTTCGGAAATATTTTCGGCGATAAAATTATCGTAAAACTGCTGGCTGATCCGAAAATCCACAGGTCCTGCCTTGGTCTGGGTGCCGGTCTGGAGAAAAAGCTGGGCTGCATCGCCCCCCTGGGTGTCATGAACATAGTCTGCCCCTGTAAACACACCGCCCATGGCGGATTTGATACCTGCATTGAGATAGTTATGGCGCTTATTGTTTATCTGCTGACTCTGGACGCCGCCGCTAAAAGAGAGCTGTTCGTTCACCCCGTATTCATACTGACCTACCATGCGCAATGAGTCCTGGTCCAGGGTTTCAAAGTCCGGATTGGGATCCACTATGGTGGAATCTTTGGCGGTGACCGAAAGGTGGTATTCTCCTTCTCCCTTGCGGAGCATTTCGCTACCCACATTAATACTTTTGGTCTGGGCGCGTTTTTGTCCCTGGGGGCCGTAAAAAATCAGTTCAAAATCATTTTTTCCATAAAACAGATCAACCGCTTTGAAGTCGTACCTGCCGTCAGCACCCACCCGCTGGGACCCCACCAGATTGAAGTTCCTGTATATTTCTACATCCCATCCCGGGGGAAGATCCCCCTCAAAACGTGTGGTGTCAAAATCCCGTGTGCGGTTGAGTGCCTGGTTGCCGATGGTGCCGCCGGTCTCATTTTGTCCCGAGGAGATAATGGGGAAGCTTGGCACCTGGACATCTCCGATCGCAACGTGGGTGGCGTTCATGGGGCCGAGAAGATTGCCTTCCGGGTCGCCTCGCTCCAGGGTGATCCGGCTGTTGTTCAGGCCGTTTTCATCATCGCCTGCAAAAAAGATGTCCGCGGACATTTTGCCGACATCCCCCCGGGCAAGCACACTGAATTCTCCTGAGAATCCGTTCTCACTGTCCATTGCCTTGCCGCTTTCATGTCCACCCTGGAGGGAAATATCCACCACTGGGAATTCCAGTAAATTGTAGTGGCTCTCTTTCCTGGGCAGGACAGTATCGTTTCCGCCCGTTTCCAGGACTTGCCCCCGGCGGTTTTCCCGCTCTGATCGGGACTGGAACGGAAGGGGCTCACGGGGATTGACTTTAATGGACTGGGAGTAGAATTCATAATTGAAATCCACAGGGAACCATTCTCCCAGAACTTGTGAGTCTACATAGATTTCTCCGTCAGCAGAGCCTGTTGCCCCTTTCGGAACTTTGACCTGTTTGCCGTCTATAACGGCCTCTCCTCGTGACAGATCAAGGGAGAATGGTCGGTCTTCGGAGATAAACCAGCCTTTTGCCGTTTTGGATTCTGCATCCACCTGGATATTAAAATCAATAATCCGGGCGATCTCTCCTAAGGGAATCAATACCCCGTTATTATCACCATAGGCTGTCATGCCGGAACTGAGCAGCGTATTTTTATACCGTGCATCCAGTATCAACAGGTTGTCCGGACTGATTGACGCATTGTCGGGCTCGTTTTTCAGCGGGGTGAGTTCGGTTGGATCTTCCGGTGGCGGGCTGCTGGCTGCGGGTGTAATATGGGGGTGCTGTAAGTTGGATGCTGACGTTTTGGGCGGCGTGGATAGTTGGCTGGTAAGTGCCGAACTTTCAAACAAGACAATATTATGATCGGCAAGTTTTTGGGTCAGTTCGTCAAACCGCGGCCAGTCAACCGCTTTGCCCTGTCCGGCATTTTCAAGTAATTCATGGCGCTGCAAAAGAATGTTCCCAAGGTGGAACGCAAGATCGTCATTTTTTTGACGAATTCGTGTCCACTTTTTATACTGTGCTGTTGGCTTGAGCAGTTCGTCTGCCTTTGCCAGTACAAACACACGGGAAAATGGATCGGAACGAGCCCCCTTTGAAGACACCACCGGGCTGGCTGTTTCGGCTGTTCCTATCCCTGAAATCGGCTCCATGCCATCTCCTGCATTCCATTTTAAAATGATTTTTGTTAACTACAAGAGCAAATTGAATGCCAAAAGAGGTTAAAAGTGAGGGGACTCTACTGAAACACGCAGATGGAAATGAAAAAATGATAATAAACAAAATGAACGCAAACTGCCTATTTACAGGGGAATCCGGAAAACAATATAATTTTGAATTGTATTCCAAAAGTGCGCCGCTTCCGGAAACCGGCGGGATATACATTCTGACTTACACGCATCCCCGCGGTCATTTGGCCGGAGTTCAAATCAATATCCTTGATATTGGAAAAACGCAGAATCTTAATCTTTTGGTTGCAGGGCTTTTGCCGTGTGAGCGTTTAAAAGATCAGTGCTGGAACTATAATTACATCCTTTGCATTGATGATCCCGAAAGCAGGGATGCGTGCTTGAAAGATTTGCTCAAACATAACTCTGCAAAAAAGGCACGCACCTGACTGGGCTGCCATTTTTCGTCACGGCGCCATTCTCTGTGTAGTTTGGCGAAAGCCAAACCTCTGTGCTCTCTGTGGTTTAAAAACCAAAATCCCGAAGGGATTGGATGTATTTTGCGGGCTTTGCCCGCGGTTTTTTTAAAACCACAGAGGACACAGAGAGCACAGAGTTCAAGTTCGTTGGAGATAATTATTCCCCGCATTCAAAATGTAACAGTAACTTGAATATAGATTGGTTCTATTTTTTAAATCCAACCAGACGGTTTGTGACATGAACCGGCGCTGCGATCTGATTTTCATTGATCATGATGCTTTCGGTCTGCTGCCATGCTCCCGTATCTATAATGCCGATTTTTGCCTCTTTGTCAGGTTTGATTAAAGGCCGGGTGGCAGCAAGCTGTTTTTGTCGGATGTCGTCTTGGGTGCCTTTATCCTTTGTTTTGATCTGGTCTAAAACCTGGGTTTCATTGGCTGGGTCCATGGCAAATTCCCATGCCGCCAGCAGCGCTGTCATAAATGTTTTTACCGTGTCCGGATGGTTTTTCATCATGGTGCCTGATGTTACAACCGAATTGGCCACAAAGGAGACGCCGTAATCTGCGGGGTTAAAGAATTTTATCTGTTCGTTTTCTGCGGCCAGCCGCTCTTCCAGAATCACCCCCTGGGAGTTGCGGTATACCGGCCAGACATCCACTTCTTTCTTTAAAAAAGGGGTAAAATCAAACCGGACGCTTGATATGCGCACATCTCTTGACGTGAGGCCTGCTTTGGCCAAAAGGGTGTTCATGATGGTCTCATCGTTCCCCCCAAAAGTGACTCCGATATGCCGCCCCTTTAAGTCGGAAAGCGTATTGATTTCGGCCTGATTCGACCGGTAAATCCACTGCATCGGGTTGACCTGGAAAATCTGGGCCAGAACCACCACGTCAGCACCCTTTTCAAGGGCCCGGATGACCTGGTCGGCTGAGGCCACCCCAAAATCTGCATATCCCAGTTCCAGTTCCTTGATGGCGTTTTTCCCGGCCCCGCCTTCATTCACGGACACATCTAACCCCGCTCGTTTAAAAAAGCCACCGGTATCGGCAATGATGTCGCCGGCCACAGAGGTATTGAACAGCCATTTTAAACGGTAATTGAGGGTGTCGCCTGCAAGGGCGGGGGCTGTTGTAAAAAATAGTATCATGCACAGGACCACGAAATTTGTCCGGATTAAGGTGCCGATTTTAATTGTTTGATTCATATCAGATCTCCTCCTTTGGGTGCAGACCATTTATTTTTCATCTGTTCGCCTAAAGTTTCCAGAATGCCCTGGTACACCGAAATGATAATGCCGATGGAAAACAGGGCCACAAGGATGCAAGCAAGATCACTCTGGTAAAGGGCGATGCGGATACTGTAGCCGATACCTTGATCCGCGGCAATAAATTCGGCCACAATGGTACCGGCCATGGCCAGGGTGGATGACCCTGCAATCACTGTGGTCAGCTTGTTTAAGTTTTCAAAGGCACGGATTTTGACTTCCAGCTGCCAGCGCATCCGGCCGGTGGCAATGTAAAAATGTTCAATGTCCTTGATGGGTGAAGCCATGATTCCCAACACTGACAGCAGCAAGGGAAAATAACAGATCATTGACGCAATGAGCAGGCGGGATAAAAATCCGTCCCCCAAAAGGATAAAAATGATCGGGGCCAGGGCCACGATGGGATAGGCCTGGATGTTGTATGCCATCACCTTGATAAACGAGCCGGCCCAGGAAGACTTGCGGCCCAGAATCCCAACAAAAAAGGCCATGATAATGGAGATCATCTGGCCCAGGACCGCCACCGAAAGGGTGTTGAGCACGTCAAGAAAATAGCCGTTGAGCACCCTGTGTGCCGTATCAAAGATCAGCGGAAAACCGGGAATGACATAATTGGACAGACCCGTTGCATATTTAACGGCCAAAAGCCCTGTAACACCGAGGCAATAGACAATCAAAAACTGGTAGATTCGTCTAAACAGCATTCATAATCTCCAGCATGGACCGGTCGATTGCTTTGGGGTCTGCCGTATATCCTGTTTCATAATCCTGGCCCTGAACCACGATGGCCCCCTTGCCTTTCCCGGGCCGGCTCAACACCAGGATGTCCTTGCAAAATCGCGCCACTTCCATGAGATTGTGGGAGATATAGAGAAACAGCTTTTCCGGAAATATTTCTTTCATAGCCAGCACAATGGTTTCCCGCAAGGCTTCATCCACATTGGCAAGGCTTTCATCCAGTATCAGCAGATCAAAATCCTGGATCAGGTATCGGATAAGGTTCATCCGGTTCTGCTGACCCATGGAGAGCTGGGAAAATCGTGACTTCAACAGGGTGCCGACCTTAAAAATGTTGATAAGTTCTTTCTTAAGACCCTCATTTTTTGAGGGGCATACCTTGTCCAGGTGGTTGCCTGTGCTGGACCAGCCGGGCAGACGCTCCTGGTTGTAAGAATATAAAATGGTGGAAATACCTTCATAAATCAGGGCATTTCCCCCGGGGCCGGTGCTGCCGCCTGCAAGAATTCTCGCAAAGGAGGTTTTGCCCACGCCGGACGGCCCGAAAACCGCATTAAATCCAGGTGCTGTCATGGAAAAATTAAGATTTTCAAGGACCGGTTTGTCCGCCTCCGGGTAGGTGAAGGTCAGGCCCCTGCACGCAAACTGCATGGCCTTCTCCAATGGGGGTATATGAGTATCACAATCGTCTTTGACTACCTTCATCTCTGGTTGTTGGGATTGCCTGGGAATCAATATACCAGGTCGACCCACGGCTGTCATGTATACTGGCTAATGCATACCGGGTCTGGTACGAAAAATCAACTTTAAAGGGGGGGTGGCAAGGCTGAAGTTTTGAATAGTCCGGCTGTCATCAGC
This window contains:
- a CDS encoding methyl-accepting chemotaxis protein; translated protein: MNRLSIKARMFLIIGAILVLFAVMIWFAVSGSNTVKLLAIQKTDDVMFKDQQNKLQVATHSVALALGHAIENIVDKDEQINVFRRHIKDIRFEEDNSGYFMIYQGTTMVAHPIKEELNGKDLESLKDKNNTLFVKKMAEQAKAGGGFVEYVWEKPGAGDTLKLSYTEMIPGTDYWIGTGVYLDNIDAYEAEMTQEINARVTSSTIKMVVFAGIIFICIISLCLIIVFGIARGLGLIICSVKDIAEGEGDLTKRVEISSQDELGELAKWLNVFLEKLQGIIKRLANNSDQVGDASNALASIATQMSANAADTHHRADQVAAASEEMSTNMNSVASAMEESSSNAAVVASAAEEMNSTINEIAGTAESARNVSERASEKVAEASGSMGELSQAAKDISNVTDTINDISDQINLLALNATIEAARAGDAGKGFAVVANEIKDLAAQTAKATADIQAKVDNVQTTSDGTGKVISEITDVINDVKEMVVTIATAVTQQSSATQEIAGNVEQLSLGIQEVNENVSQSTQVAGEMAQDITEVSKSSEHIASGSSRVESSAADLKKMATELKQIVDTFIV
- a CDS encoding DUF4402 domain-containing protein; amino-acid sequence: MEKRHKNSLVLIWAALVLFGLPCCRVFALTVDSIRALSFGSIIADPSRNETFEIDARFGPAGTIKTSAGASVLSSPGNSGIIRISSGLPFSCTLVFPAGTNLTQGGNSMVVDHFSILSETGGSSPGGVLDLNVGGRLNVQRGQAGGAYSGSAVIMVVFE
- a CDS encoding DUF4402 domain-containing protein, producing MIKKMFRRCILLLAALLVSMPGSAGAVNSTVTVNAVIQQAALTVTNATVNFGTIVTAGVDTVIIDASASAAVAVPTTASLTTITVAGSSGTITVTSTVPSAIVDITYPASIVLSDGGTATMTVDQISTYSTPTPLTLDGSGSGTINVGGRLSIGATQTAGTYTNTGTIAVNYQ